The genomic region GGGTTCCACCGTTTCCAGAATCTCGACCACCACCTGGGCCACCGGCAAAAGTTCGGCCGATCCGTCCAGAAGAAGACGTTTCGGAAAATTCACTAGGGCCTTGTCCTTGTCTCCCATGCCGGCCTGAACCAGGGAAAACCCGTCCACGATGACCTTGGCCGTGGCCTGGTCCGCGTCCGTGATTCGGGCCCGGTTCGTGTCCGCGCTGTGCCGAAACAGGAGTTCGTGGCCCCAGATGTCCATGTTCCGGTCGAATATCGGCTGCTTGGCCACGAAGATGGGCTCGTAGGCTCCGCCTGTGCTCATGGGATGCTCCTTGGCCATGGTCTCAGGGCATGACCGGCATGAGACCGAGACCGGCTCCCGGGTCCTGGCCGGTCATGAGATTGGCGTTGGCCACGGCCTGGCCCGACGCCCCGCGACAGAGGTTGTCGATGGCCGACACCACGATCAGCCTGTTCGTTCTCGGGTCCACCACCAGGCCTATATCGCAGAACATGGTTCCCCGGACATGTCTGGTCTCCGGAAGGATGCCCTTGGGCAGGACC from Deltaproteobacteria bacterium harbors:
- a CDS encoding EAL domain-containing protein — encoded protein: MSTGGAYEPIFVAKQPIFDRNMDIWGHELLFRHSADTNRARITDADQATAKVIVDGFSLVQAGMGDKDKALVNFPKRLLLDGSAELLPVAQVVVEILETVEPEPEVVEACKRLKKAGYTLALDDFVGQPGYEPLLELADIVKVDVLGMDDDRVRSVAGSL